The following DNA comes from Mucisphaera calidilacus.
TTAGTCGATGATTGATTATCTGCGCGGCCTGAACCTGAGTACCAAGATTCTTGCGGTGACGATCGTGGTGTTGATCTCGGTGGTTGGTGTCAATTATGGGGTGGTGACGGTGCGTTATCAGGAGGCGGCGTACCAATCGATGGTGGAGAAGGCAGCGGCTTTTACGGCGGTTGCGGACGCTGCGAAGAACCACACTTCGCTGCTGACGGAACAGGGTTCGTTTGATCAGGAGCGGCTGCGAGCGGAGCTCCGTGCGGCTCTTGCTTCGGGTTCCAGCTATCGAGACTCGAAGGCTTTCAACACGATCCCGGTGGTTGCGGGGTGGAAGGCGGCGGAGGCTGCTGCTGAGCGTGAGGGCATCACGTTCGGGATTCGAGCTTTCGATGCTCGCAACCCTGAGAACGAGCCGGAATCGGGATCGTTTGAGGCGACGCTGCTGAAGGATTTGCGTTCGTCTTATGCGGGCGGGGGCCAGTCGATTGATCGATACAACGCTGAGACCCATACGCTCCATTATCTGCGTGCGATCGCGCTGACGGCTGACTGCCTGGCATGTCATGGCGATCCGTCAGATTCTCTGACGGGTGACGGGAAGGATCCGCTGGGCTTCGCGATGGAGGGCTGGTCGGAGGGGCAGATGCATGGTGCTTATCACGTGGTGATGCCGATGGAGCCGGTTGATCGTCAGGTGGCTTCGTTCATCTCGAACGGGGTTCTGATCAGCCTGCCGCTGGTGATGGTCGCTTCGCTGGTGTTGCTGCTGATGATGCGTTACACCTTTGCGCGGCCGGTGGGCGCGTTGGTCACGTGTCTCGAGGACATCGCGGACGGCAGCGGCGATCTGAGTCAGCGTGTCGAGGATCATCGTCAGGACGAGTTGGGCAAGCTAGGTAAGGCGTTCAATCACTTTGTGGCCAAGGTTCACGATCTGGTGGCTTCGGTCCAGGGGGCGACGCAGGAGGTGGCGGCGGCATCGACGGAGATCGCGGCGTCTTCGGACCACATCTCTCGTGGTCTGGATGATCAGCAGAAGCAGACGGCGACGATATCGGCATCGGCGGAAGAGATGTCGGTTTCGGTATCGGAGGTCTCCCGACGGGCGTTGGAGGGTCAGGAGAAGGCTCGAAACGCGGGGCAGAAGGCTTCCGAGGGAGGCGAGGTGGTTCAGCAGACGATCGCGGACATGGAGGCGATCGCGGAGGCTGTGCAGGCGACGGCGAGCAGCATTGAGGATCTGGGGCAGCGTAGTGAGCAGATCGGAGCGATCATCGGTGTCATCAATGACATCGCGGATCAGACAAATCTGTTGGCGTTGAATGCGGCGATCGAGGCGGCCCGAGCGGGTGAACACGGTCGCGGGTTCGCGGTGGTGGCTGATGAGGTGCGTAAGCTCGCTGATCGTACGACGAAGGCGACGCGTGAGGTCTCGGATTCGATTCAGGCGATGCAGAGCGGCACGGAGCACGCGGTGGAACGGATGGAATCCAGTCGTGATCGCGTCACTACGGGCGTGGAGCGAGCGGGCCGGGCGGGCGCGAGTCTGGAATCGATCGTGGCGGGTTCCCAGCAGGTATCGTCGCTGGCGGAGAGCATCGCGTTGGCGAGTCAGGAGCAGTCGACTGCGGCCCATGATGTGACGCAGAGCGTGACGTCGATGTCGTCGGTCATCAAGGAATCTGCTGAGGGCTCGCGTCAGGCTTCGCAGGCGGTGACGCAGCTATCGATGAAGGCGGAGCAGCTGGCGGCCCTGATCGTTCGGTACAATTTGAACGCTGTCGACCGACGTAGTGACTCGAATCCTGTTTCTTCGGATATCCGTGAGCAGCGTCTTGACGTGCTCGAGCGTAGTCGTGCGTTGATCCAGCATGTCGGGCTTGATGAGGCTGAGGTTCTCAGCAAGGGTCGAGGGTCCTCGTCGGAGGGGTGAGGTGCCGCTTTCATGATCCGGGAAGGGCTGCGGGCGTAGTGGTGCTGGTCCTCGCTAGACTGTGGGGATGGGATGTATTGCGGTTCAATGGGATGTGGCGGGGCGGAACTGTCTGGTGGTGGGTGCGGGCCGGACGGGTCGGCGTCGTGCGGGGGTGTTGTGCCGAGCGGGGGCGCGGGTGACGGTGGTGGCGCCGGACGCGGACGAGGTGGATTTTCCGGCGGGTGTGGTGCTTGAGCGTCGCGAGGCGGTGGCGGGTGACCTGGTGGGGCGGGACCTTGTGGTGCTTGCGACGGATGATGCGGAGGTCCAGGCGTCGCTGAGCAAGAAGGCGGCTGAGTTCGGGGTGCTGGTGAATCGGGTGGATGACGGTGAGTCGGGCGACATCACGTTTCTGGCGACGCGGAGCGCGGGCGTGCTGACGGTGGCGGTGAGCACGGGAGGTGCTTCGGCGGCGGCGTCGGGCGTGATCGCGGAGGAGGCGTTGTCGGCGGTGGCGGGCGAGTGGGGAGGTTTGCTGGCGTTGGTGGCGGGGGAGCGGGCGCGGATTCAGTCGTCGATGGAGGCGGGTGCGGCTAGGGAGTCGCTGCTGCGTCGTCTGGTGGACGAGCGGTCGCGTGCGGCGGCGCGGTCGGGTGAGGCGGCGTTGCGTGCGCACTGGCGCGGGTTGTGGGAGGCGTCGATCGCGGGGCGTGACGGCGAGGTGTCGGCATGAGTCTGGGCGTGATCGCGGTGATCGTGGCGTTTCTGGCTTTTCTGGCGGGGGTGACGTGGGTGCTGGAGCTGCGGCTGGCGCTGGGTCGCGAATCGGCGCGGGTGGTGGTGGACGTGCTGGGCTGGGTGACGGTGTTGCTGACGGGCGTGGTGGCGTTGGTGCGTTGGCTGGGCGGACCGGACTGGCAGCCGTTTCACAGTCACCTGGACGCTTTGTTGTTGATGGTGGTTCTGCTGGGCGCTGCGTTGGTGTACCTGCAGATGCAGGCGCGTTCGCGTCGGGTGGGTCTGATCGGTTGGCCTGTGGTTTCGTTTCTGCTGGCGTGGGCGGTGTGCGCGTCGTTGTGGACGTACCGGCCGTTTCGTCTGGACACGATGGAGCCGGTGTGGCACGCGGTGCACCTGGCGGGTGTTTACGTGGGGACGCTGTTCGCGGTGCTGGCCGCGATCGGCGGGGTGTTGTACCTGCTGGTGTATCGGGGGTTGAAGCAGCACACGGTGACGGGTCCGCGTTGGGGTCTGCCGAGTCTGGCGTGGACGGAGTCGGCGGTGGTGTGGATGACGACGCTGGGTTTCGTGATGCTGAGTGTGGGTCTGGTGTCGGGCGTGGTGATCGTGACGGCGGAGCCGGGTCGTCTGGGCGAGGACTGGTGGTGGTCGCCGAAGGTCTTGCTGGCGGCGGGTGCGTGGCTGGCGTTCGCGGTGGCGATGAATGTTCGGCGTTTGAGTCTGCTGCGGGGCTCGCGTGCGGCGTGGCTGGCGATTGTGGGTTTGCTGCTGTTGATCGTGGTGCACGGGTTGGTGACGGCGTGGCCTGAGCCCGAGGCGGGGATGGGCGTGACCGAGGAGGTCGTGCCATGAGCGTGGGTCTGATCGCGCTGGACTATCGCCAGGCGGGTGTTGACCGCAGGGAGGCGATTGCGCGTCGGATCGTTCGTGAGCCGGAGGCTTTGGCGCGGCTGCGTGAGGCGGCGGGCTTGTCGGAGTGTGTTCTGATCTCGACGTGCAACCGGGTGGAGATTTACTGGGCGGGCGGAGCGGGCGTGCAGCCGGAGGCGGTGTCGGCGTGGCTGGAGCCTGAGGGCGTGGCGTCGGCGTGGGCTTATCTTCACGGCCGCGAGGCGATCGAGCATCTGATGCGGGTGGCGGCGGGGCTGGAGTCGATGGTGCTGGGCGAGCCTCAGATCCTGGGTCAGGTACGTTGTTCGTATCACGATGCGCAGGAGGCGGGGAGTGTGGGTCCGGCGCTGCACGCGGTGTTCCAGCGTGCGTTGGCGGTGGGGAAGGCGGTTCGTCAGCAGACGGGGATCAGCGAGGGGCGGACGTCGGTGGCGAGCATCGCGATCGAGCACGTGCGTGCGGTGTTTGATGGTTTCGCGGGCAAGACGATTCTGAGCGTGGGTGCGGGTCATATGTGCAAGGCGATGCTGCGGTCGCTGGAGGGCGATCGTCCGAAGCGGGTGTTGATCGCGAATCGTTCGGTGGAGCGTGCTCGGGGGCTGGCCTCGTCGCTGGGCGGCGACGCGGACGTGTGCGTGTGGGATGACGTGGGTTCGGCGTTGTCGGCGGCGGACGTGGTGCTGTGCGGGACGGGTTCGACGGATCCGGTGGTGACGGTGGATCTGTGTCGAGCGGCGATGGCGGATCGTCGCCAGGAGCCGCAGGT
Coding sequences within:
- a CDS encoding precorrin-2 dehydrogenase/sirohydrochlorin ferrochelatase family protein, yielding MGCIAVQWDVAGRNCLVVGAGRTGRRRAGVLCRAGARVTVVAPDADEVDFPAGVVLERREAVAGDLVGRDLVVLATDDAEVQASLSKKAAEFGVLVNRVDDGESGDITFLATRSAGVLTVAVSTGGASAAASGVIAEEALSAVAGEWGGLLALVAGERARIQSSMEAGAARESLLRRLVDERSRAAARSGEAALRAHWRGLWEASIAGRDGEVSA
- the ccsA gene encoding cytochrome c biogenesis protein CcsA; this translates as MSLGVIAVIVAFLAFLAGVTWVLELRLALGRESARVVVDVLGWVTVLLTGVVALVRWLGGPDWQPFHSHLDALLLMVVLLGAALVYLQMQARSRRVGLIGWPVVSFLLAWAVCASLWTYRPFRLDTMEPVWHAVHLAGVYVGTLFAVLAAIGGVLYLLVYRGLKQHTVTGPRWGLPSLAWTESAVVWMTTLGFVMLSVGLVSGVVIVTAEPGRLGEDWWWSPKVLLAAGAWLAFAVAMNVRRLSLLRGSRAAWLAIVGLLLLIVVHGLVTAWPEPEAGMGVTEEVVP
- the hemA gene encoding glutamyl-tRNA reductase encodes the protein MSVGLIALDYRQAGVDRREAIARRIVREPEALARLREAAGLSECVLISTCNRVEIYWAGGAGVQPEAVSAWLEPEGVASAWAYLHGREAIEHLMRVAAGLESMVLGEPQILGQVRCSYHDAQEAGSVGPALHAVFQRALAVGKAVRQQTGISEGRTSVASIAIEHVRAVFDGFAGKTILSVGAGHMCKAMLRSLEGDRPKRVLIANRSVERARGLASSLGGDADVCVWDDVGSALSAADVVLCGTGSTDPVVTVDLCRAAMADRRQEPQVIVDVAVPRDVEPEVGGLANVFLVNVDQLQTMASATLDRRADAVCDCEGLIGTEVDQLVQSMSRQEAGHVIRRLRRRVQAIAEQEMERTRQRVSTSLDGQSDEAASIVEEHTRRLLNKILHLPVSRLGVSDRVSLLDQIEVLEDAFGLDVSEDKDGEAG
- a CDS encoding methyl-accepting chemotaxis protein, whose protein sequence is MIDYLRGLNLSTKILAVTIVVLISVVGVNYGVVTVRYQEAAYQSMVEKAAAFTAVADAAKNHTSLLTEQGSFDQERLRAELRAALASGSSYRDSKAFNTIPVVAGWKAAEAAAEREGITFGIRAFDARNPENEPESGSFEATLLKDLRSSYAGGGQSIDRYNAETHTLHYLRAIALTADCLACHGDPSDSLTGDGKDPLGFAMEGWSEGQMHGAYHVVMPMEPVDRQVASFISNGVLISLPLVMVASLVLLLMMRYTFARPVGALVTCLEDIADGSGDLSQRVEDHRQDELGKLGKAFNHFVAKVHDLVASVQGATQEVAAASTEIAASSDHISRGLDDQQKQTATISASAEEMSVSVSEVSRRALEGQEKARNAGQKASEGGEVVQQTIADMEAIAEAVQATASSIEDLGQRSEQIGAIIGVINDIADQTNLLALNAAIEAARAGEHGRGFAVVADEVRKLADRTTKATREVSDSIQAMQSGTEHAVERMESSRDRVTTGVERAGRAGASLESIVAGSQQVSSLAESIALASQEQSTAAHDVTQSVTSMSSVIKESAEGSRQASQAVTQLSMKAEQLAALIVRYNLNAVDRRSDSNPVSSDIREQRLDVLERSRALIQHVGLDEAEVLSKGRGSSSEG